A part of Chitinimonas koreensis genomic DNA contains:
- a CDS encoding response regulator produces MPRLAPALALTRLDLLRMAVLTALFWLAAQVGFAFMGHGYLTPVWPPAAVACAAALLYGPRSLLGVALYIAYDYIAVDFGSARRYGYALIEPSCMLLTAFALQRLARGFRLDLALGTVRDSALLMTVATLYAAVNASLTTVGYCGWAQTRLCTEQGWLAHWMQSAVGDLFGLWICLPALISWGLRLDPGTRALLARPERYRPISLRVTRTQALYIATGLICTALAWWYTRYAALPVQVVGFLSLPLLVWAALRFPPLFVHSAILVTGLVTISLQLIGAPGVPGDMATHLASLFLYLLSLSMLTLLVTVIVQQQRELAASVSRQAEQARTEALLAAAPEAIIGIDGQARINYWNPAAERIFGWTAEQAMGRQVHSFLPPPSLRQIADAGLARFHQTGQGPLLNQVVEVEACHADGHLVPIELALTGYQQGREWHATAFVRDIGERRRNEAALAAAEVRARELTDKLPLAVYQLRYVQGVPRITFANAQWQEFGRSPEAIMNDVEEAFGLIVERDLPIVQASMREAVAESRPWEQSFRIRRSDGALRWVWGEARPSIAGDGEIVWNGYWQDITEKQEAQAELASARDLAQDSRRRLIDLSDALPLAIFQLRLEPDGRLHYPFASAKVKEILGIEYRELQADPATRWRCVVQEDRGRCQGIVRRAIAGKTGTDFEHRVQLGGTLRWVQVRSVCSAQPDGAWVWNGFWMDVTDARRQAEALHSAKDEAEQATQAKSMFLANMSHEIRTPMNAIIGMAHLALKTTLTPKQRDYVDKIHTAGVSLLGIINDILDFSKIEAGKLDLEHVDFDLDDVLANVAAVTGGRAQDKGLEYLFDVPPEVPRRLRGDPLRLGQVLINLANNAVKFTEHGEVRLSAAVAALDERSVTFDFEVRDTGIGMSEDQATRLFQAFTQADGSTTRKFGGTGLGLSISRRLVEMMGGQISVESREGEGSTFRFSARLELSSSEAEVCRVLPSAFNGLRVLVVDDNPVARDVMVGALDDLPFRVDAVDSGAAALAAIRGADQDDPFGVVLTDWQMKGLDGIELTRQVKNDPLLAEPPVMVLVTAFGREEIRNRAEQAAVDGFLLKPVNRSTLIDTLVTLVGARDDDCPDPAVLPREAGLDGARALLVEDNEVNQQIARELLEGMGLAVDVVGNGRDAVERLDGLPPDHYALVFMDLQMPVMDGHEATLAIRADARFDALPIVAMTAHAMVEERERCLREGMQDHISKPIEPTTLQACVRRWIIGAAAAAVAEPAVAFDDDGLPRLPGLDAREGLRRVAGNRTLYRKLLGQFHDRFGDSAQRIAQWLPQDRQAAEREAHSLKGVAANLGATEVQLLAEQVETGLREGEPDAALRPRLTRLGQSLAGLCALLGRALAETAPGAAAQSPAAAPTPAPAGQLLELAAGLSRLLADNDGDAIDLIERHGPILRQGLGDSFAAVEQAASQYDYDAAHALLGALAVRAGLDLGRAAAAWQTMPYEPTP; encoded by the coding sequence GCGCTCTACATCGCCTACGACTACATCGCGGTCGACTTCGGCAGTGCCCGCCGCTACGGCTATGCGCTGATCGAGCCGAGCTGCATGCTGCTGACCGCCTTCGCCCTGCAGCGGCTGGCGCGCGGGTTCCGGCTCGACCTGGCGCTGGGCACGGTGCGCGACAGCGCGCTCCTGATGACGGTCGCCACGCTCTACGCCGCCGTCAACGCCAGCCTCACCACCGTCGGCTACTGCGGCTGGGCGCAGACCCGGCTGTGCACCGAGCAGGGCTGGCTGGCGCACTGGATGCAGTCGGCGGTCGGCGACCTGTTCGGCCTGTGGATCTGCCTGCCGGCGCTGATCTCCTGGGGCCTGCGGCTCGACCCCGGCACCCGCGCGCTGCTGGCGCGGCCCGAGCGCTACCGGCCGATCTCGCTGCGGGTGACCCGCACCCAGGCGCTCTACATCGCCACCGGCCTGATCTGCACCGCGCTGGCCTGGTGGTACACGCGCTACGCCGCGCTGCCGGTGCAGGTGGTCGGCTTCCTGTCGCTGCCGCTGCTGGTCTGGGCCGCGCTGCGCTTTCCGCCGCTGTTCGTGCATTCGGCCATCCTGGTCACCGGCCTGGTCACCATCAGCCTGCAACTGATCGGCGCGCCGGGCGTGCCGGGCGACATGGCCACCCACTTGGCCTCGTTGTTCCTCTACCTGCTGAGCCTGTCGATGCTGACCCTGCTGGTCACCGTGATCGTGCAGCAGCAGCGCGAGCTGGCTGCCAGCGTGTCGCGCCAGGCCGAGCAGGCGCGCACCGAGGCGCTGCTGGCGGCGGCGCCCGAGGCCATCATCGGCATCGACGGCCAGGCCCGCATCAATTACTGGAACCCGGCGGCCGAGCGCATCTTCGGCTGGACCGCCGAACAGGCGATGGGCCGCCAGGTGCACAGCTTCCTGCCGCCGCCCTCGCTGCGCCAGATCGCCGACGCTGGCCTGGCCCGCTTCCACCAGACCGGCCAGGGGCCGCTGCTGAATCAGGTGGTCGAGGTCGAGGCCTGCCATGCCGACGGCCACCTGGTGCCGATCGAGCTGGCGCTGACCGGCTACCAGCAGGGCCGAGAATGGCACGCCACCGCCTTCGTGCGCGACATCGGCGAGCGCCGCCGCAACGAGGCCGCGCTGGCCGCCGCCGAGGTGCGCGCGCGCGAGCTGACCGACAAGCTGCCGCTGGCGGTCTACCAGCTGCGCTATGTGCAGGGCGTGCCGCGCATCACCTTCGCCAACGCCCAGTGGCAGGAATTCGGCCGCTCGCCTGAAGCGATCATGAACGACGTCGAAGAGGCGTTCGGCCTGATCGTCGAACGCGACCTGCCGATCGTGCAGGCCTCGATGCGCGAGGCGGTGGCCGAGAGCCGGCCGTGGGAGCAGTCGTTCCGCATCCGCCGCAGCGACGGCGCGCTGCGCTGGGTGTGGGGCGAGGCGCGGCCCAGCATCGCCGGCGACGGCGAGATCGTCTGGAACGGCTACTGGCAGGACATCACCGAGAAGCAGGAGGCGCAGGCCGAACTGGCCAGCGCGCGCGACCTGGCGCAGGACTCGCGGCGGCGGCTGATCGACCTGTCCGACGCGCTACCGCTGGCGATCTTCCAGCTGCGGCTGGAGCCGGACGGCCGGCTGCACTACCCGTTCGCCAGCGCCAAGGTGAAGGAGATCCTCGGCATCGAGTACCGCGAGCTGCAGGCCGACCCGGCCACCCGCTGGCGCTGCGTGGTGCAGGAGGACCGCGGCCGCTGTCAGGGCATCGTGCGGCGCGCCATCGCCGGCAAGACCGGCACCGATTTCGAGCACCGCGTGCAACTGGGCGGCACGCTGCGCTGGGTGCAGGTGCGCAGCGTCTGCAGCGCCCAGCCCGACGGCGCCTGGGTGTGGAACGGCTTCTGGATGGACGTCACCGACGCCCGCCGCCAGGCCGAGGCGCTGCACAGCGCCAAGGACGAGGCCGAGCAGGCGACCCAGGCCAAGTCGATGTTCCTGGCCAACATGAGCCACGAGATCCGCACCCCGATGAACGCCATCATCGGCATGGCCCACCTGGCGCTGAAGACCACGCTCACGCCCAAGCAGCGCGACTACGTCGACAAGATCCACACCGCCGGCGTCTCGCTGCTCGGCATCATCAACGACATCCTCGACTTCTCGAAGATCGAGGCCGGCAAGCTCGATCTCGAGCACGTCGACTTCGATCTCGACGATGTGCTGGCCAACGTCGCCGCGGTCACCGGCGGCCGCGCCCAGGACAAGGGACTGGAATACCTGTTCGACGTGCCGCCCGAAGTGCCGCGCCGGCTGCGCGGCGATCCGCTGCGGCTGGGCCAGGTGCTGATCAACCTGGCCAACAACGCGGTCAAGTTCACCGAGCACGGCGAAGTGCGGCTGTCGGCCGCGGTGGCGGCGCTCGACGAGCGCAGCGTGACCTTCGATTTCGAAGTGCGCGACACCGGCATCGGCATGAGCGAGGACCAGGCCACGCGGCTGTTCCAGGCCTTCACCCAGGCCGACGGCTCGACCACCCGCAAGTTCGGCGGTACCGGCCTCGGCCTCAGCATCTCGCGCCGGCTGGTCGAGATGATGGGCGGCCAGATCAGCGTCGAGAGCCGCGAGGGCGAAGGCTCGACCTTCCGCTTCAGCGCCCGGCTCGAGCTCAGCAGCAGCGAGGCCGAGGTCTGCCGCGTGCTGCCTTCGGCCTTCAACGGCCTGCGGGTGCTGGTGGTCGACGACAACCCGGTGGCGCGCGACGTGATGGTCGGCGCGCTCGACGACCTGCCCTTCCGCGTCGACGCGGTCGACTCCGGCGCCGCCGCGCTGGCCGCGATCCGCGGCGCCGACCAGGACGACCCGTTCGGCGTGGTGCTGACCGACTGGCAGATGAAGGGGCTGGACGGCATCGAGCTGACCCGCCAGGTGAAGAACGACCCGCTGCTGGCCGAGCCGCCGGTGATGGTGCTGGTGACCGCCTTCGGCCGCGAGGAGATCCGCAACCGCGCCGAGCAGGCCGCGGTCGACGGCTTCCTGCTCAAGCCGGTCAATCGCTCGACCCTGATCGACACCCTGGTCACCCTGGTCGGCGCGCGCGACGACGACTGCCCCGACCCGGCCGTCCTGCCGCGCGAGGCCGGCCTCGACGGCGCCCGCGCGCTGCTGGTCGAGGACAACGAGGTGAACCAGCAGATCGCGCGCGAGCTGCTGGAGGGCATGGGCCTGGCGGTCGACGTGGTCGGCAACGGCCGCGACGCGGTCGAGCGGCTCGACGGCCTGCCGCCCGACCACTACGCGCTGGTGTTCATGGACCTGCAGATGCCGGTGATGGACGGCCACGAGGCGACGCTGGCGATCCGCGCCGATGCGCGCTTCGACGCGCTGCCGATCGTGGCGATGACCGCCCACGCCATGGTCGAGGAACGCGAGCGCTGCCTGCGCGAAGGCATGCAGGACCACATCAGCAAGCCGATCGAGCCGACCACGCTGCAGGCCTGCGTGCGCCGCTGGATCATCGGCGCCGCCGCCGCGGCCGTGGCCGAGCCGGCGGTCGCCTTCGACGACGACGGCCTGCCGCGCCTGCCCGGGCTCGACGCCCGCGAGGGCCTGCGCCGGGTGGCCGGCAACCGTACGCTCTACCGCAAGCTGCTCGGCCAGTTCCACGACCGCTTCGGCGACAGCGCCCAGCGCATCGCGCAATGGCTGCCGCAGGACCGCCAGGCTGCCGAGCGCGAGGCGCATTCGCTCAAGGGCGTGGCGGCCAACCTCGGCGCGACCGAGGTGCAGCTGTTGGCCGAGCAGGTCGAGACCGGCCTGCGCGAAGGCGAGCCCGACGCCGCGCTGCGGCCGCGGCTGACCCGGCTCGGCCAGTCGCTGGCCGGGTTGTGCGCGCTGCTGGGCCGCGCGCTGGCCGAGACCGCGCCGGGCGCCGCGGCGCAATCGCCCGCCGCCGCGCCGACGCCCGCCCCGGCCGGCCAGCTGCTGGAACTGGCGGCCGGTCTGAGCCGGCTGCTGGCCGACAACGACGGCGACGCGATCGACCTGATCGAGCGCCACGGCCCGATCTTGCGCCAGGGCCTCGGCGACTCCTTCGCCGCGGTCGAACAGGCCGCCTCCCAATACGATTACGACGCGGCCCACGCGCTGCTCGGCGCGCTCGCCGTCCGCGCCGGCCTCGACCTCGGCCGCGCCGCCGCCGCATGGCAAACCATGCCTTACGAACCGACGCCATGA
- a CDS encoding DUF2846 domain-containing protein: protein MSTLNKMKIGFVIAAAALLSACASVPKGDPKLDAELKNFKPQDGKAGIYVYRNETMGAAIAMDVQVDGKQLGKTGANTYLFTAVEPGQHKLVGKAETDSELTIDTVAGKLYYVWQEVKMGVMSARNKLQLVDEAKGQAGVKETTLAASAN, encoded by the coding sequence ATGTCCACGCTCAATAAGATGAAAATCGGCTTCGTCATCGCCGCCGCAGCGCTGCTGTCGGCCTGTGCCTCGGTGCCCAAGGGCGACCCGAAGCTCGACGCCGAACTGAAGAACTTCAAGCCGCAGGACGGCAAGGCCGGGATCTACGTCTATCGCAACGAGACCATGGGCGCCGCCATCGCGATGGACGTCCAGGTCGACGGCAAGCAACTCGGCAAGACCGGCGCCAACACCTACCTGTTCACCGCCGTGGAACCGGGCCAGCACAAGCTGGTCGGCAAGGCCGAGACCGACTCCGAACTGACCATCGACACCGTGGCCGGCAAGCTCTACTACGTGTGGCAGGAAGTGAAGATGGGCGTGATGTCCGCCCGCAACAAGCTGCAACTGGTTGACGAAGCGAAGGGCCAAGCCGGCGTGAAGGAAACCACCCTGGCCGCCTCCGCCAACTAA
- a CDS encoding response regulator, giving the protein MSGTPERQTVLIVDDTPDNITLLSALLRDRYRTKVATNGIKALEIAAASPQPDLILMDVMMPDLDGYEATRRLKQNPATAGIPVIFLTARSQVEDEELGLSIGAVDYITKPISPPIVLARVQTHLSLKRAHRFLEDQNQHLEHLVYQRTRQLGQMQDATILAMASLAETRDNETGNHIRRTQNYVAALARALQSHPRFSALLTEENIDLLHKSAPLHDIGKVGVPDRILLKPGKLDAEEWEIMKLHTVYGRDAIIQVEKHLGGSNGFLAFAREIAYSHQEKWDGSGYPEGLAGDAIPLSARLMAVADVYDALISRRVYKPAFPHAQAVAMMREGRGSHFDPDVLDAFLAIEAEFLAIADRFRDEETTPDAA; this is encoded by the coding sequence ATGAGCGGTACACCGGAGCGGCAGACCGTCCTGATCGTCGACGACACGCCGGACAACATCACCCTGCTCTCCGCCCTCCTGCGCGACCGCTACCGCACCAAGGTCGCCACCAACGGGATCAAGGCGCTCGAGATCGCCGCGGCCTCGCCGCAGCCGGACCTGATCCTGATGGACGTGATGATGCCGGACCTCGACGGCTACGAGGCCACCCGGCGGCTCAAGCAGAACCCGGCCACCGCCGGCATCCCGGTGATCTTCCTGACCGCGCGCAGCCAGGTCGAGGACGAGGAGCTGGGCCTGTCGATCGGCGCGGTCGACTACATCACCAAGCCGATCAGCCCGCCGATCGTGCTGGCGCGGGTGCAGACCCATCTTTCGCTCAAGCGCGCCCACCGTTTCCTCGAGGACCAGAACCAGCATCTGGAGCACCTGGTCTACCAACGCACCCGCCAGCTCGGCCAGATGCAGGACGCCACCATCCTGGCCATGGCGAGCCTGGCCGAGACGCGCGACAACGAGACCGGCAACCATATCCGCCGCACCCAGAATTACGTCGCCGCGCTGGCCCGCGCGCTGCAGTCGCACCCGCGCTTCAGCGCGCTGCTGACCGAAGAGAACATCGACCTCTTGCACAAGTCGGCGCCGCTGCACGACATCGGCAAGGTCGGCGTGCCCGACCGCATCCTGCTCAAGCCCGGCAAGCTCGACGCCGAGGAGTGGGAGATCATGAAGCTGCACACGGTCTACGGCCGCGACGCGATCATCCAGGTCGAGAAGCACCTCGGCGGCAGCAACGGCTTCCTCGCCTTCGCCCGCGAGATCGCCTATTCGCACCAGGAGAAATGGGACGGCTCGGGCTACCCGGAAGGACTGGCCGGCGACGCGATCCCGCTGTCGGCGCGGCTGATGGCGGTGGCCGACGTCTACGACGCGCTGATCTCGCGCCGCGTCTACAAGCCGGCCTTCCCGCATGCGCAGGCGGTGGCGATGATGCGCGAAGGCCGCGGCAGCCACTTCGACCCCGACGTGCTCGACGCCTTCCTGGCGATCGAGGCGGAGTTCCTGGCGATCGCGGATCGGTTCAGGGACGAGGAAACGACGCCAGACGCTGCCTGA
- a CDS encoding ATP-binding protein — MSDLIEPLRQHAAWRGDFERAMSVMRDDQAAAQAIGTRLAADPDPLARLHGELAMALSDYFADRNEHSEARFLQLDQAFTRLDVREGMLLSRFGLLAVYRVLGRVAEAHRFGEEHVVPILPARPDMGSVLTLNTLGIIAQEYGLTDEAIRHFHAALDAACALGLRAREAQITCNIGELFYICGNAEDGETMLLRARDLARQADERWLLPFVSLILALCKLSRDDVEAAYQVLAEFLQDEEVQPNASASNRGFFLAVSAYTLAERGQLDRAEQLCNQALAEMAGYEEKHLRPYTWWASGHIHRLRGRLREAVVDLNRAIDEIGELGYVFMPMKAAEELAAIHAELGDWQAALADYKRHHALFERAQSQAIRTKLQVVRIQTELREAETARLHAEEATRAKSMFLANMSHEIRTPMNAIIGMAHLALKTPLTPKQRDYVDKIHTAGVSLLGIINDILDFSKIEAGKLDLESVDFDLDEVLANVAAVTGGRARDKGLEYLFDLPPEVPRRLRGDPLRLGQVLINLANNAVKFTERGEVRIGARLLRSDMEALVLEFEVCDTGIGMNAEQSARLFQAFTQADGSTTRRFGGTGLGLNISKRLVEMMGGRIDAESEEGRGSRFRFDVRLRPASEEAPRPASAPLQQPVLPKFRDVAVLLVEDNDINQQIAVELLQAAGVSVEVACNGREALDLLLLHDSPPYDLVLLDVQMPVMDGFATIRAIRAEARFDDLPVVAMTAHAMQEERQRCLDSGMNDHLSKPISPQSLFDTVARWTTRRPRKPAAPAAAETAALPQVDGLNTESGLARTLGDRTLYLDLLDRFGQEQAGVIGRIRAALPADAALARRLAHTLKSVAGLIGAGAIQALAGELEDSLMVPGGVPDPIRLAELEHALEHLLAGLAAFRGQATSSHGASARDGLIMLLRAQDSEALDYYDRHHAALTAELGPAAMQQIERQIRQYDYDSVLASLARAGGGPGPAGG, encoded by the coding sequence ATGAGCGACCTCATCGAACCCCTCCGACAGCACGCCGCCTGGCGCGGCGACTTCGAACGCGCGATGTCGGTGATGCGCGACGACCAGGCCGCCGCCCAGGCCATCGGCACCCGCCTGGCCGCCGATCCCGACCCGCTGGCGCGCCTGCACGGCGAGCTGGCGATGGCGCTGAGCGACTATTTCGCCGACCGCAACGAACACAGCGAGGCGCGCTTCCTGCAGCTGGACCAGGCCTTCACCCGGCTCGACGTGCGCGAGGGCATGCTGCTCAGCCGCTTCGGCCTCTTGGCGGTCTACCGCGTGCTCGGCCGGGTGGCGGAGGCGCACCGCTTCGGCGAGGAGCACGTGGTGCCGATCCTGCCGGCGCGGCCGGACATGGGCAGCGTGCTGACGCTGAACACGCTCGGCATCATCGCGCAGGAATACGGCCTCACCGACGAGGCGATCCGCCACTTCCACGCCGCGCTCGACGCCGCCTGCGCGCTCGGCCTGCGCGCGCGCGAGGCGCAGATCACCTGCAATATCGGCGAGCTGTTCTACATCTGCGGCAACGCCGAGGACGGCGAGACCATGCTGCTGCGCGCGCGCGACCTGGCGCGCCAGGCCGACGAGCGCTGGCTGCTGCCCTTCGTCAGCCTGATCCTGGCGCTGTGCAAGCTGTCGCGCGACGACGTCGAGGCGGCCTACCAGGTGCTGGCCGAATTCCTGCAGGACGAGGAGGTGCAGCCCAATGCATCGGCCTCCAACCGCGGCTTCTTCCTGGCGGTGTCGGCCTACACGCTAGCCGAACGCGGCCAGCTCGACCGTGCCGAGCAGCTGTGCAACCAGGCGCTGGCCGAGATGGCCGGCTACGAGGAAAAGCACCTGCGGCCCTACACCTGGTGGGCCAGCGGCCATATCCACCGGCTGCGCGGCCGGCTGCGCGAAGCGGTCGTCGACCTCAACCGCGCCATCGACGAGATCGGCGAGCTCGGCTACGTGTTCATGCCGATGAAGGCGGCCGAGGAACTGGCGGCGATCCACGCCGAGCTCGGCGACTGGCAGGCCGCGCTGGCCGACTACAAGCGCCACCACGCGCTGTTCGAGCGCGCCCAGAGCCAGGCGATCCGTACCAAGCTGCAGGTGGTGCGCATCCAGACCGAGCTGCGCGAGGCCGAGACGGCGCGGCTGCACGCCGAGGAGGCGACGCGCGCCAAGTCGATGTTCCTGGCCAACATGAGCCACGAGATCCGTACCCCGATGAACGCCATCATCGGCATGGCCCACCTGGCGCTGAAGACGCCGCTCACGCCCAAGCAGCGCGACTACGTCGACAAGATCCACACCGCCGGCGTCTCGCTGCTCGGCATCATCAACGACATCCTCGACTTCTCGAAGATCGAGGCCGGCAAGCTCGACCTCGAGAGCGTCGACTTCGACCTCGACGAGGTGCTGGCCAACGTGGCCGCGGTCACCGGCGGCCGCGCGCGCGACAAGGGCCTGGAATACCTGTTCGACCTGCCGCCCGAAGTGCCGCGCCGGCTGCGCGGCGATCCGCTGCGGCTGGGCCAGGTGCTGATCAACCTGGCCAACAACGCGGTCAAGTTCACCGAGCGCGGCGAAGTGCGCATCGGCGCGCGGCTGCTGCGCAGCGACATGGAGGCGCTGGTGCTCGAATTCGAGGTCTGCGACACCGGCATCGGCATGAACGCCGAGCAGAGCGCGCGGCTGTTCCAGGCCTTCACCCAGGCCGACGGCTCGACCACCCGCCGCTTCGGCGGCACCGGGCTCGGGCTCAACATCTCCAAGCGGCTAGTCGAGATGATGGGCGGCCGCATCGACGCCGAGAGCGAGGAAGGCCGCGGTTCGCGCTTCCGCTTCGACGTGCGGCTGCGACCGGCCAGCGAGGAGGCGCCGCGGCCGGCCTCGGCGCCGCTGCAGCAGCCGGTGCTGCCCAAGTTCCGCGACGTCGCCGTGCTGCTGGTCGAGGACAACGACATCAACCAGCAGATCGCGGTCGAGCTTTTGCAGGCCGCCGGCGTCAGCGTCGAAGTGGCCTGCAACGGCCGCGAGGCGCTCGACCTGCTGCTGCTGCACGATTCGCCGCCCTACGACCTGGTGCTGCTCGACGTGCAGATGCCGGTCATGGACGGCTTCGCCACCATCCGCGCGATCCGCGCCGAGGCGCGCTTCGACGACCTGCCGGTGGTGGCGATGACCGCCCATGCCATGCAGGAGGAGCGCCAGCGCTGCCTCGATTCGGGCATGAACGACCACCTGTCCAAGCCGATCTCGCCGCAGTCGCTGTTCGATACCGTGGCGCGCTGGACCACCCGCCGCCCGCGCAAGCCCGCCGCGCCGGCCGCGGCCGAGACCGCCGCGCTGCCGCAGGTCGACGGGCTCAATACCGAGAGCGGCCTGGCGCGCACGCTGGGCGACCGCACGCTCTACCTCGACCTGCTCGACCGCTTCGGCCAGGAACAGGCCGGCGTGATCGGCCGCATCCGCGCCGCGCTGCCGGCCGACGCGGCGCTGGCGCGGCGGCTGGCCCATACGCTCAAGAGCGTGGCCGGCCTGATCGGCGCCGGCGCGATCCAGGCGCTGGCCGGCGAACTCGAGGACAGCCTGATGGTGCCGGGCGGCGTACCCGATCCGATCCGGCTGGCCGAGCTCGAACACGCGCTCGAACACCTGCTGGCCGGCCTCGCCGCCTTCCGCGGCCAAGCTACCTCCTCCCATGGCGCGTCGGCGCGCGATGGGCTAATCATGCTATTGAGGGCGCAGGACAGCGAAGCGCTCGACTACTACGATCGCCATCACGCCGCGCTGACGGCCGAGCTCGGACCGGCCGCCATGCAGCAGATCGAACGGCAGATCCGGCAATACGACTACGACTCGGTACTGGCGAGCCTCGCCCGGGCGGGCGGCGGACCGGGTCCGGCGGGGGGATAG
- the prfB gene encoding peptide chain release factor 2 (programmed frameshift), translated as MEAERLNQIENSIADLAARGDELRRYLDYPGKKDRLEEVSRLSEDPDIWNDPKRAQEIGKEKKLLEAVVLVLDEIAQVTSDSRDLFEMAKPEEDWDTIESVAGDLASAEAKIADLEFRRMFSNPMDPNACFVDIQSGAGGTEAQDWAGMLMRMYIRYAERKGFTVEVMEESEGEVAGIQSCTLKLTGDYAYGFLRTETGVHRLVRVSPFDSNARRHTSFSSVFVYPEVDDSIEIEINPADLRIDTFRASGAGGQHINKTDSAVRITHNPSGIVVQCQNDRSQHRNKDEAMQMLRAKLYEAELRRRMEAQQSLEAGKSDIGWGHQIRSYVFDQSRVKDLRTSVEVGNVKGVMDGDLDIFIEASLKQGV; from the exons ATGGAAGCCGAACGCCTCAACCAGATCGAGAACAGCATCGCCGACCTCGCCGCCCGCGGCGACGAGCTGCGGAGGTATCTT GACTACCCGGGCAAGAAGGACCGGCTCGAGGAAGTCTCCCGCCTGAGCGAAGACCCCGATATCTGGAACGACCCCAAGCGCGCCCAGGAGATCGGCAAGGAAAAGAAGCTGCTCGAAGCCGTGGTGCTGGTGCTCGACGAGATCGCCCAGGTCACTTCCGACAGCCGCGACCTGTTCGAGATGGCCAAGCCCGAGGAAGACTGGGACACCATCGAATCGGTGGCCGGTGACCTCGCCTCGGCCGAGGCCAAGATCGCCGACCTCGAATTCCGCCGCATGTTCAGCAACCCGATGGACCCGAACGCCTGCTTCGTCGACATCCAGTCGGGCGCCGGCGGCACCGAGGCGCAGGACTGGGCCGGCATGCTGATGCGCATGTACATCCGCTACGCCGAGCGCAAGGGTTTCACCGTCGAGGTGATGGAAGAATCGGAAGGCGAAGTGGCCGGCATCCAGAGCTGTACGCTCAAGCTGACCGGCGACTACGCCTACGGCTTCCTGCGCACCGAGACCGGCGTGCACCGGCTGGTGCGCGTCTCGCCGTTCGATTCCAACGCCCGCCGCCACACCTCCTTCTCCTCGGTCTTCGTCTACCCCGAGGTCGACGACAGCATCGAGATCGAGATCAACCCGGCCGACCTGCGCATCGACACCTTCCGCGCCTCGGGCGCCGGCGGCCAGCACATCAACAAGACCGACTCGGCGGTGCGGATCACCCACAACCCGTCCGGCATCGTCGTGCAGTGCCAGAACGACCGCTCGCAGCACCGCAACAAGGACGAGGCGATGCAGATGCTGCGCGCCAAGCTGTACGAGGCCGAGCTGCGCCGCCGGATGGAAGCGCAGCAGTCGCTCGAAGCCGGCAAGTCCGACATCGGCTGGGGCCACCAGATCCGCTCCTACGTGTTCGACCAGAGCCGGGTCAAGGACCTGCGCACCAGCGTGGAAGTCGGCAACGTCAAGGGCGTGATGGACGGCGACCTCGATATCTTCATCGAGGCCAGCCTCAAGCAGGGCGTCTGA